In Thalassococcus sp. S3, the sequence CGGAGAGATGCTGCAAGCGGATCTCGCGATCATCCTGCCGGAAATCCTGCTGTCGGTCTTTGCCATGCTGGGACTGATCGGGGCGGTTTATACGTCGAAAGACGCGATGGCGCCGGCCTTGGTCTGGCTGACCAGTGCTGCGATGCTGGCCATTGCAGCAGGCATCGGGCTGACCGGGGGCGGCACCAACGTGGCCTTCGGCGGCATGTTCATCGACGACGGCTTTTCGCGCTTTGCAAAGGTCGTGATCCTGGTATCCGCCGCCGCCGTCCTGCTGATGAGCCAGGATTACATGGCGCGCCGGGATCTTTTGCGCTTTGAATATCCGCTGCTCGTCGCGCTGGCCGCCGTCGGCATGATGATGATGGTGAGCGCCGGAGACCTCATGGCGCTCTATATGGGTCTTGAGCTGCAATCGCTCGCCCTTTACGTCGTCGCCTCTCTGCGCCGGGACAATGTGAAATCGACCGAGGCAGGCCTTAAGTACTTTGTGCTGGGCGCCTTGTCCTCTGGTTTGCTGCTTTACGGCGCGTCGCTGGTTTATGGCTATTCCGGAACCACGCTCTTTTCAGGCATCATCCAGACCGCTCAACAGGGCGAGGTCTCCCTTGGGCTGCTCTTTGGTTTGATCTTCCTTATTTCTGGCCTGGCTTTCAAGGTGTCTGCGGTTCCGTTCCATATGTGGACACCGGATGTCTACGAGGGCTCTCCGACGCCGGTGACCGCCTTCTTTGCAACAGCCCCCAAGGTTGCCGCCATGGCGCTTTTCGCACGCGTGATGCATGACGCCTTTGGCGCTGTCGTCGCCGATTGGAGCCAGGTCGTCGCGATGATCTCGGTCCTGTCGATGTTTCTGGGCGCCGTCGCCGCGATCGGGCAGAGCAACATCAAACGGCTGATGGCCTATTCCTCGATTGCACATATGGGCTATGCGCTGATGGGTCTGGCATCGGGCACGGTTTTTGGCGTACAGGCGATGCTCGTCTATATGGCGATCTACGTTACGATGAATATCGGCACCTTCGCCTTCATTCTGATGATGGAAAAGGACGGCCAGCCCGTCACCGATATCGCCGCGCTCAACATGTATTCGAGGCGGGAGCCTGGAAAGGCATTGGCGATGCTGGTGCTTCTCTTCTCGCTGGCCGGCGTGCCCCCGATGCTGGGCTTTTTCGGCAAGTTCTACGTGCTGCGGGCAGCTTATGAAGGGGGCCTCGTCTGGCTGGCCATCGCAGGGGTGATCGCCTCGGTCATCGGGGCATTCTACTACCTGCGTATCGTCTATTACATGTATTTCGGCGAAGAGGGGCAAGACGAACTGGAGACGGGCGGCAATCCGATACTGGCCGGTTTCCTCATGGCCTCTGCCGCGATCATGGTTCTGGGCATCATCAACATGTTCGGGGTCGAGGGCGCGGCAGCGTCCGCGGCGGCGACGCTTGTCAACTAGAACCGGTATGTGTGTGGCAGGCGGCAGGACGCCTCCGGCGGCCGTATTTGGATCGAGAAGAAGATGACGGACTGGCCCCAGGGCTATGGGCGGCGCGTTCTGGAGCGTGTAGACAGCACGCTAGATGAAGCCGCGCGCCTCGCGCCGGATTTGAGCGGCCCGGAATGGATCCTTGCGCATCATCAGACTGCCGCCCGTGGACGGCGAGGGCGGGCATGGCGCTTTCCAAAAGGCAATTTCGCGGCGACCCTTGTGATGCACCCCAAAGGGAGCCCGGCACAAGCGGCCCTGCGGAGCTTCACGATTTCACTTGCGCTTTACGATGCCTGCGTGGCTCTGACGGGTCGGCCGGAGGTTTTCGCGCTCAAATGGCCCAATGATGTGTTGCTGAATGGCGGCAAACTTGCCGGTATCCTGCTTGAAAGCATGTCGCAGCCAGGCGCAGGCGTGACACTCTTTATCGGTGTGGGGGTCAACCTGGTCGAGGCGCCGGATCCCGGAGAGGTCGAGGAGGGTGCGGTGCGTCCTGTCTCGCTTTTGTCTGAAACCGGCGCGCGGGTCGAACCCGAGATGTTGCTGACCTTGCTGGCCAGCGCCTTTGATCGGTATGAGAGCCAGTTTCGCGCTTACGGGTTCGCGCCAATCCGCACCGCGTGGCTGAGCCGCGCGGCCAGGTTGGGGGAGGTGGTCACCGCGCGAACCGGCGCGTCCGAGACAACGGGCACATTCGAGACAGTGGACGAGACCGGCGCGCTTGTCTTAAAGACAGCCAAGGGTCGCGTCAGCATCCCCGCGGCCGACGTCTATTTCTAAGGGGGCGCCCGATGCTTCTGGCCATTGACTGCGGCAATACCAACACCGTGTTCTCGATCTGGGACGGGACGGAGTTTTTGTGCACGTTGCGCACCTCCACCCATCACGCGCGCACGGCGGATGCTTATTTCACCTGGTTCTCGACCCTGATCAAGCATTACGGGATCGAACCGGATATCACCGATGTGATCATCTCTTCGACGGTGCCGCGGGTGGTCTTTAACCTGCGCGTCTTTGCCGACCGGTTCTTCAATTGCCGCCCGCTGGTGGTGGGCAAACCTGAATGCCTGCTCCCGAACCCGCCGCGCGTAGACGAGGGCACGCAGGTTGGGCCGGACCGGCTGGTGAATGCGGCAGGCGCCTTTGATCGGCATGGGGGCAACCTGATCGTGGTTGATTTCGGCACCGCGACCACCTTCGACGTTGTCGATGTGGACGGGGCCTATGTGGGCGGTGTGATTGCACCTGGCGTGAACCTGAGCCTTGAGGCGCTGCACATGGCTGCGGCGGCCCTGCCGCATGTGGACATCTCCAAGCCGCAGCGCGTGGTGGGCACAAATACGGTGGCCTGCATGCAATCAGGTGTCTTCTGGGGCTATGTCGGTCTGGTGCGCGAGGTCTGCGCCCGGATCAAGGCGGAACGCGCGCAGCAGATGAACGTGGTCTCGACCGGGGGGCTCGCGCCATTGTTCCAGCAGACCGAGACGCTATTTGACAGTTTCGAAGAAGATTTGACGATGCACGGTCTGACCGTGATCCATCAATATAACAAGGAAAATACTTAGTCTTATGAGCAGTGAAAGACTGATCTACCTGCCCCTTGGCGGGGCGGGTGAAATCGGCATGAATGCCTATATTTACGGATATGGAAAACCCGATCAAGAACGCCTGATCCTGGTGGATCTGGGCGTCACCTTTCCCGATATGGACGGGACGCCGGGCGTAGATCTCATCTTGCCCGATATCAGCTGGCTGAAAGAGCGCGCGGACCGGCTTGAGGGGATCTTCATCACCCATGCGCATGAAGATCATGTGGGGGCGGTGGCCCATTTCTACGACGCGCTTGGCGCGCCGATCTATGCACGGGCCTTCACCGCCAACATCGCAAGGCGGAAGATGGGAGAGCATGGACATCCCGAAGACGCGGTGCGCACTGTGTCCCCCTGGCCTGAAACGGTGAAGGTGGGGGCGCTGACGGTGTCGTTCCTTCCGATCTCTCATTCCATCCCGGAAAGCGGGGCGCTGGTCATCGACAGTCCCGCGGGGCGGGTGATCCATTCCGGTGATTTCAAGCTCGACCCGACCCCCGTGGTGGGCGAGCCCTTCAATCCGGAGCTCTGGGAGGAGGTTTGCAAAACCGGCGTGCGTGCGCTGATTTGCGACAGCACGAACGTTTTCTCCCCCAATCCCGGCCGGTCCGAGATCGAGGTCGGCCCTGAGATCGAGAAGCTGGTCGCCGATGCAAGCGGGATGGTGGTGGCAACCACCTTTGCCAGCAATGTCGCGCGCCTGAAGACATTGGCCGAAGCAGGCGAGAGGGCGGGCCGCTCCATCGTGCTTTTGGGTCGCGCCATGCGTCGGATGATCGAAGCGGCGGTGGAAACAGGGGTCTTGGCGGATTTCCCCAAGGTCGTGAGTGCGGAGGATGCACGCGAGATCCCCCGGGAGAACCTGATGTTGCTGGTCACCGGCAGTCAGGGCGAACGCCGGGCGGCCAGCGCGCAACTGGCGCGGGGCAAGTATCAGGGGCTTGAGATGAAGGAGGGGGACCTGTTCCTTTTCTCTTCCAAGACAATCCCGGGCAACGAACGCGGCGTGATCCGCATTATCAACCAGTTCAGCGAAATGGGTGTGGACGTGGTTGATGACAGTTCGGGAAGATATCACGTGTCCGGACACGCGAACCGGCCTGATCTTCAGCGGATGCATACGGTCGTCAAACCGCAGATGCTGATCCCGATGCATGGCGAACACCGGCATCTGCGGGAGCATGCAAAGCTGGCAGAGGCCGGTGGCATCCAGAGCGTCGTGTCGGTGAACGGTATGATGTTGGATCTGACGGGGAACGCGCCCAAGGTGGCGGATTATATCGAGACGGGGCGAACCTACCTCGACGGAAGCATTCAGGTCGGAGCTTTGGACGGCGTTGTGCGAGACAGGATCCGCATGGCGCTGAACGGCCACGTCACTGTGACGGTCATACTTGATGAGGACGACGAACCTCTGGGTGAGCCTTGGTGTGAGATCAAGGGGCTTGCCGAAACGGGCAGCAGCACTGCGTCTTTGGTCGAGATCTTAGAGGAAGATCTCAACCAGTTCATGATGCGTGCCGGCGCGAAGACACTCCGGGATGATGACGATCTCGAAGAAGCCCTGCGCCGTATTGTGCGCCAGACATGCCAGAGTGAGTTGGGAAAACGGCCGGAAGTGACGACTGTGATCAGTCGGATGCGCTAACGCCGCGAAATTTGTCACAAATTTCGCCCGTTTTCTGAAACAGAAAACGGTTCCCGCCTATCAATTGGGCGGTTCACATGCGTGCCGATGCGGAATTTTTCAGATTCCGCTCATTTTCCGAAACGGAAAATGAGACCGCCTCTAGCTGGCGCGCCGCTCTTCGAAGCTCAACGCAATGAAGCTTGGCAGGTGGTCTCCCATGCCGACAACCTTGGTTCTGCCATCCTCGCCGCGAGACCGCCCGCGACGTGATTTCCGCTCACTGGTGTCCGGTGCATCTGCATCATTCGCTGCTGCGCGGGCTGGATCTCTTTTCCGTTTATCGTCTTTTTTCTCAGGGCGGGCCTGCACGGGGTTTTCCAGCCGAGGGATCTCTTTCTGAACGAGCCGTTCGATGTCGTCGAGATTTTTTTCGTCTCGTGGCACACAGATCATCACCGCCTTGCCATCGCGACCGGCACGTCCGGTTCGGCCGATGCGATGCACGTAATCTTCGGCATGTCCGGGGACGTCGAAATTGAACACATGGCTGACGGATGGCACGTCAAGTCCGCGCGCCGCGACATCCGAAGCGACCAGAAACCGGAGGGAGCCATCACGGAAACCATCCAGTGTTTTCATCCGTTGGCTTTGATCCAGATCGCCATGGATCGGAGCCGCATCATAGCCATACTTTTTCAGTGATTTCGCAACGATATCGACATCCGTTTTTCGATTGCAGAAGATGATCGCATTCGTGCACGCATCGCCTTCTGCGTCGATCAAGGCACGCAGAAGTCTGCGTTTCTCGGAGCCTTCGCGGTCCTTGCGGGACGCCTTGAAGAGAACCACGCCTTGCTCAATCGTTTCGCTGGTCGTGGCTTGCCGGGCCACCTCGATCCGCTCCGGGCCAGACAGGAAGGTGTTGGTGATCCGCTCGATCTCGGGCGCCATCGTCGCCGAGAAAAAGAGCGTCTGCCGGGTAAAGGGGGTCAGGTTGAAAATGCGCTCGATGTCCGGAATGAACCCCATGTCGAGCATTCGGTCCGCTTCATCGACGACCATGATCTGCACGCCCGTCAACAGCAGTTTGCCCCGCTCGAAATGGTCCAGAAGCCGGCCGGGCGTTGCGATCAGAACGTCGACACCACGGTCGATAAGCGCATCCTGTTCTTTGAAGCTCACACCGCCGATAAGCAGTGCTTTGGTGAGTTTCAGATGCTTGGTGTATGTATCGAAATTCTCGGCGACCTGAGCGGCCAACTCGCGGGTCGGGCAAAGCACCAAGCTTCGGGGCATGCGTGCTCGCGCGCGACCCCGCGCCAAGAGGGTGATCATCGGCAGCGTGAAGCTGGCTGTCTTGCCAGTTCCCGTCTGGGCGATACCAAGCACATCACGGCCTTCCAGGGCCGGGGGGATGGCGCCCGCCTGGATTGGGGTCGGCGTTTCGTATCCGGCCTCTTCAATGGCCTTCAAAACCTTTGGATTCAGGTTCAGATCAGAAAATTTTGTCATATGTATCCGCAGTTTGCGGACACTGACTTGGCCCGCACGTCCTCATATTGCAGGGCCCGATGTGCCGCTGCTCGCACATTTCGCGCGTGTGGGCAGCACATAACAAAATCGGGCCAAACCGTCAAATGCCGTGCAAGAATGACGTTGGCTCACGTGATTTCCGGAAAATGCCGTTGCCGTTTTGCGTCAAGTTGGAGATCGCACAGCCGCAGTAAACCATATGCGTCCAGTCGGCGGTGCAAATCTGCCGTGTCTTCGCAAACCTCTTCGAAAAACGCGCGCAGTCCTGCTTCGCCCTCCCGCGCTTCGATATCGCTGAAGAGTTCATGCAAGGTGCGTCCGCCTTTTTCGCGGGGCCGGGATGGCGCAAGATCGGACCTGTAGGACCCTTTTGCCAGCCGATACCTGTAGGCGGCAATCCAGTCTTCCCAGCTTTTGGTATGGACGTGGCACAGTGAAACGTCCGTCAGTTCTTTTTCGCCTGGGTTCATCGCATCGCCCTGAAAGACGTTGTGAATGCGCCATTGAATATCAGGCAGGCCGGTGCGCACAAAAAGCTTGCCCGCGACATGGCTGAGGAAGCCGCCTTTTATATAACGGCCATAGGTGGGATAGAGCGCGTCGACCACACGGTCGCGTTCCGGACCGGCGGGCAGGAAGGCTTTGAACGCCGTGCCATCGCCAGCCAGCGCTTCGATCGGGCGAAGGCGGGCGCATAGGACCGCATCGGGAAGGCAGGCGAGGTGGTCCTCGACAGTGCGGCCCGGCCAAAGGAATTCGTCGACATCGATATGGGTGAGCCAGTCTACCTCCGCTCGGCGACGATAGGCGTGCGTGGCGTTGCGGGCCTGGCGCACCTGATGTTTGACCGGGCGTCCCCCGCGTTTGTCCCACCAGGCTGCATCGCAAAGCGTGGGGCGAACCTTGGGATGTGCCTTGAGCACACGGAAGGTCTCATCATCCGCGTCATCGAGGTAGATATACAAACGATGGGCGCCCTGATCGAGATGGTAGGCCACAAAGGAGAGCACATCAGACAGCGGTGCCTTTATCGTGGCGCAAAGACCCCATTTGATCATTGGGGAACCTGTCCGAATTCGGCGGCCACCTTGGCGTCGAGATCGAGGGTTCCTGTCAGAAGCATGTCATGTGCTGCAAGGCGATCCAGCAACCGGGGCGTCGCGGCACAAATTTCGTCAAAGAAATGGCGCACCCCATCCGGCTTGTCCTCGGATGCGAGTTGAAGAATGTCAGATAACATCATGCCTTCATTCGGTTTCTTTCGATATGAGCCCTTCGAGAGGCGGAAGGCCGCATGACGTTCGAACACGGTCCAGGACGGGGCATGGGCGTGCCCGACATGCAGTCCGTCAAGGACCGCTTCGTTCTCCGCCGACAGGCCCCTGCGCTTCATGGCATGGATGCCCAAGCGGATGTTGCGCAGCCCAGTTCGCGCGAACACCTTGCCGCTGATATGGCTGAGAAACCCTTCACGCAGAAAGGGGCCGTAGGTGGGATAGATGTCGGCCAGGGCGCGTTTGCTGCGATCTCCGGCAGGACGGGGGAGCTTGAAATGGCACGGTCCGGACCACGGGTTTTCCTGCGCCAGCATTTCGGCAGGCAAAAGACGTGCAGCGGCGACATCATCGGGCACGGCTGCAAGGGCATGCGTCACCGGGGTTGGCGACAGGATGAATTCGTCAACATCGATGTGGGCCAGCCAGTGAACACCGGCCACCTTGTAACACTGGGTGGCGTTCCAGGCCTGACGCAGCTGATGGCTGCTGCGCGCCTTGTCTGGTGCGGTCTGCCAATAGCTGTCATCGCAGGATGTCACCGTAATGCGCGGATGTCGGGAGAGAAAGGCGAACGTATCCCGATCCGGCGCGTCCAGGAAAAGATGCACCTCTGCGGCGCCTAGCGCGAGATGGTGCGCTGAGAAGCGGGCAATGTCGTGGCGGGATGCCTTGACGGTAGAGACGACGCCCCAGCGCAGGCGGGTCGGATCATGCTCAACAACGCGCGGAGGCACTCCGATATGGATATGCTCCTGCTCTTTCAATGAATTAGGCCATCATTTCCTTGGTCGCGGTCAGCCGGACATCAGGATAATCCCGCTCGACCCGGTCGATATCCCATTGCAGACGCGTGAGGTATACGATGTCGCCGTCATGATCGTGGGCAATGTGCTGTTTGTTGGCGTTGGTGAATGTTTCCACCGCCTGCTTGTCCCCGCTCACCCAGCGGGCAGAGGTAAATTGCGACGCTTCGAACCGGACGGGAAGGCCATATTCAAGCTCGATCCGGCTGGCCAGCACCTCGAATTGTAGCTGACCCACAACACCCACGACAAAGCCAGATCCAATGGAAGGCTTGAAGACCTTGGCGGCGCCTTCCTCGGCAAACTGCATCAGCGCCTTTTCCAGATGTTTGGCTTTCATCGGGTCGCCCGCGCGCACGCCTTGCAAAAGCTCAGGCGCGAAGCTGGGGATGCCTGTTACACGCAATCCTTCGCCTTCGGTCAACGTGTCGCCGATGCGCAGTTGTCCGTGATTGGGAATGCCAATGATGTCGCCGGCCCAGGCTTCCTCTGCAAGCTCGCGGTCGGAGGCGAGGAAGAGGACCGGGTTCGAGATCGCCATGGGTTTTTTCGAGCGCACATGGGTCAGTTTCATGCCACGTTTGAAGTGGCCGGATGCCATGCGCACAAAGGCCACGCGGTCGCGGTGCTTGGGGTCCATATTGGCCTGCACTTTGAAGACAAAGCCAGAAACCTTTGTTTCTTCCGGGGAAATCTGTCGTGGCTCGGCGCTTTGGATCTGCGGTTCGGGGCCGTAGGAGCCGATACCGTCCATCAACTCCTTCACACCAAAGGAATTAATGGCCGACCCGAACCAGATCGGTGTCAGCGTGCCGTCCAAAAGCGCCTGCGGGTCGAGGGGCGGCAGAAGCTCACGCGCCATCTCCAGTTCTTCCTTGAGCTGGTCGAGCAGGTTGGCGGGCACGTGTTCGGCCAGCTTGGGGTCATCAAGTCCTTTGATTTCAATGCTTTCCGCAACCTTGTTGCGGTCTGCGCGGTCCATCAGCTCCAGCCGGTCGCGCAGGATGTCGTAACACCCCACAAAGTCACGACCCTGGCCGATGGGCCAGCTTGCCGGTGTGACGTCGATGGCGAGGTTTTCCTGAATTTCGTCAATTATCTCAAAGACGTCGCGGCTTTCCCGATCCATCTTGTTGCAGAAGGTCAGGATCGGCAGGTCGCGCAGGCGGCAGACCTCGAACAGTTTCTGCGTCTGGCTTTCTACGCCCTTGGCTCCGTCGATCACCATGATCGCTGCATCCACCGCCGTCAGCGTGCGATACGTGTCTTCGGAAAAGTCGGAGTGACCAGGTGTGTCCACAAGGTTGAAGCGGAAGTCATTGTAATCAAAAGACATTGCCGAAGCAGAGACAGAGATGCCGCGATCTTTCTCCATCTGCATGAAGTCCGAGCGCGTGCGCCGCGCTTCGCCCTTGGCACGAACCTGACCGGCCATCTGGATCGCGCCACCATAAAGCAGGAACTTCTCTGTCAGGGTCGTCTTGCCCGCATCTGGGTGCGAGATGATGGCAAAGGTCCGGCGCCGCGCGATTTCGGGCGGCAGTTCGGGGCGGTTGGAAGCGGCGTCAAGCATAGCGTGCGTATAGGTAAGGACCTGGCGCGGCGCAAGAAAAGAGGCGATATCCCGGCCGCACTCATCGTCTGCGAACCGACGGGGCAGGCGGCAGGCTTCTGAAGAATACCGCGGGTAACGCGGGGCAGGCAAAAAGAAGCCGGTAAGACCGCGTCAAGGTCTTGGACGAATCAAGGAATGATGATAAGAACAAAAGGCGAACATTAAGGTTAATTGGGAGTAAATCATGAACCTCAAGGAAATTGCGGAAGAGCTGGTGGCCGGCTGTCGCGAAGGGCGCGACGGGGAGAATCTCGACAAGCTTTATGCAGCCGATGCTGTGTCGGTGGAGGCGCAGGATAACGGCCAGGGTCGGGAGGTTGCCGGGCTTGACGGCCTGAAAGGCAAGCACGAATGGTGGACCAATGCGATGGAGGTCAGCAAGTTCGAGGTTACCGGTCCTATGCTGCATGGAGATGACCGGTTCGCGGTGATCTTTACCGTCGCTGGTAAGGAGAAAGAGAGCGGACGGACTTTCGACATGCAGGAAGTGGGCCTCTACCACGTCGCGGACGGCAAGATCGTCAGGGAAGAGTTTTTCTATTAAGCGCCGCCCGGTTGGGGGCGGTGGGCAAGGCGCTGTATTTTCAGTGTCGTAGATCGCAAGCCAGTCCGTCGTCCTTGCAGGCGTTTATGGAACCGCGTCCGTATTTCCGGGCGCGGTTCATCTGCGTTCTAATGTGCGGGCCGCGCGATCAGAAGATCGCAGGGCGGATCGCGCATCAGATCGGATGCCAGCGAGCCGAGGATGGCGGGCGCAGCCCCCACACGACCATGAGCCCCGACGCAGACCAGGTCGATCTGGTCACGGTCGGCGAGGGTGCGGATGGTGCTGTAGGCGGGGCCGTCGATGATCTCGGTCGCTTCAAGGTGGTCGAGATCGTTGTGCATCCGCCAGCTTGCATCGTTCTGTTGCGCTTCACGCCGGAACGGTTTTTCAAGATCCTGCCGGGCGCCGGGCGCTTTGGCCAACATGCCGCCATAGGGAACATGCAGCGCATGGACCGGGCGGATCGTCGCCTTCGGAGCGAGGTCATGGGCGACCGCGATGGCACTGGTGGCGGCGGGAGAGAAATCACAGGCAGCCAGGATCTTGTCATAACCATGATCGCAGCGGTCGGCGACCAGCAGAACCGGACAACTGGTGCGCCGGACGATGCGCTGCATCGTGGTCTCCCGCAGGGCGTCCAGGAACGGACGCGGGCGGTGCATGCCCATGACGAGAAGCTGGGGATCCAGCTCTTCCACAGCGCGCAGGATGTCCGCGGTCGGATCGCCAAGCTCTGTCCTGATGCTGTAGTTGACTTCGTTGCCGAGGGAGCCGGCATAACGCTCCAGCGCGCTGACCGCGCGGCTTTGCAGGGTGTCGAGCAGATCGGCCGGCATCGCATCGTCCAGAACGCTGAGCACGACCACCTCGGCCCCACGGTCCCGGCCCAGGGCAAAGGCGCGTTCCATAGCCCGGTCTGAGCGGTGGGACATGTCGCTGGCAATCAGGATGGGGTGGGGGGTGTCGGGCATCGGGGTCTCCTCCAGATCTTCGGGCCGATATAGGTGTGGCCGGCCTGCTTATGCAGAGGATGCAACGCATCCCTGCACCTGCGACATGATCTGGAACAAATCATCTGAGAAAGCTGCATGTCAGTGCAACATCGGGTCTGCGCGGATGCCTGTATCCCTCTGTATTTAAACGATTTTCAGATAGATTCATATATTAAGTATCTGAAAAATATATCTTTTCCGATCTTTCCCGCTGCCTCTGAGAATGGCCTCGCTGCGCGCGCGCTGGCCCCAAAATACGACATAGATCAAAGCCGGTACTCCTATGTCGGATTTAAACTTGAATCCTACCTGCGCCAATCCTCCGGCGCGGTTTGCAAAGACAAAGCCAGAAGACCGAAGGAGCCCGATATGACCCTCTCACGCCGCAGCTTTTTGAAATCCTCCTCCTCCATCGTGATGGCCGCCGCAGTGCCGCAGATGGCCTGGGCCAGCGCCGGGCGGGACGTGACCTTTGTGCCCCATGCCGGACAGGCGGGCGCGTTCTGGGGCATGCTGGAAGAGGGCAAGCTGGTCCGCGCCATCCCCAGAACGGAGTTTGATCCCAGACCGACCAAGATGGTGAGCGAAGGTATCGTGAGCCGGACCTATCACAAGACGCGCGTGCTCTATCCCCATGTGCGGCGCTCGTATCTGGAGGGCTACGAGAGTGGTGATGTTAAACCCGAGCTGCGGGCGCGGGACGAATTCGTCCGGGTCGATTGGGACACCGCCCTTGGTCTGGTGTCGCGCGCGATCCTCGATACGATTGATGCGCATGGCAATGAGGGGATCTTTTCGACCTCCTACGGCGCTTGGGCGCATGGCGGGGTGCTGACGCCCAATGTGCTGCAGGGGCGGTTCTTCAATCTGATCGGGGGTGCCTCGGTTACGGTTGGCGACTATTCCGGCGGGGCTGGGCAGATCATCATGCCCCACGTGCTGGGCGATATGGAGGTCTATTCGCGCCAGACCTCCTGGTGGCAAGTGCTGCAGCATTGCGAAACCTTCGTGCTGATCGGCACGGACCCGCACAATAATGGCCGGGCCGAGGGCGGCACCACAGACCATTCCATGTTCCCCCGCTGGGAGGTGATCAAGGAGGCGGGCGTCAAGTTCATCTCGATCAACCCGCAGCGCACAACGACGGATGAATGGCTGCGCGCGCAATGGCTGAAGATCATTCCCAACACCGACACGGCGCTGTTCCTGGCCATGTCGAACCACGTCTACCGCAAGGGGACTTATGACAAGGACTTCCTTGAGACCTACACCGTCGGGTGGGAGCGGTTCATCGACTATTTGGAAGGCAAGGATGACGGCGTGCCCAAGACCCCGGAATGGGCGGCCAAGATCACCGGGATCAATGCCAAGCGTATCCGGGCGCTTGCCGATCGCTGCGCGCGGACGCGGACACAATTCGCGGGCTCCTGGGCGATCCAGCGCGCCCAGCACGGGGAGATGCCGTATTGGGCCATCACGGCCTTTGCGGCGATGACCGGACAGATCGGCCTGCCGGGCGGTGGCGTGGGCTTTAGCTGGCACTGGGGGCAGGGCGGCGCGCTTTTTGCACAGGCCCGTGCGCCGGGCGGTCTGCCGCAGGGGCGCAACCGGGTCGTGGGCATCTGCCCGGCCTCGCGTCTCAACGAGATGCTGTTGAACCCGGGTAAGGAATTCACCCGCAACGGGGGCACGTTCAAGTTCCCGGACGTGCATATGATCTATAATTCCGGCAACAACTTTGCCTCGCACCAGCAGGACACCAACGAATTGCTGCGCGCGATGGAGAAGGTGCATACCGTTGTCTGTCAGGATCCGTGGTGGACGGCCTCAGCCCGGTTTGCCGATATCGTGCTGCCGGCAACCTCGACCGTGGAACGGGACGATATCAGTTCCGGCGGGACCTATTCCAAGGATAAGGTCTATGCGATGCGGCAGGTCATCGATCCGCTGGGCGAGAGCTTGGACGATTTCGAAATCTTCCGCAGACTGGCCGAGATGTTCGGGGTCGAAGGACAGTT encodes:
- the nuoN gene encoding NADH-quinone oxidoreductase subunit NuoN, which translates into the protein MLQADLAIILPEILLSVFAMLGLIGAVYTSKDAMAPALVWLTSAAMLAIAAGIGLTGGGTNVAFGGMFIDDGFSRFAKVVILVSAAAVLLMSQDYMARRDLLRFEYPLLVALAAVGMMMMVSAGDLMALYMGLELQSLALYVVASLRRDNVKSTEAGLKYFVLGALSSGLLLYGASLVYGYSGTTLFSGIIQTAQQGEVSLGLLFGLIFLISGLAFKVSAVPFHMWTPDVYEGSPTPVTAFFATAPKVAAMALFARVMHDAFGAVVADWSQVVAMISVLSMFLGAVAAIGQSNIKRLMAYSSIAHMGYALMGLASGTVFGVQAMLVYMAIYVTMNIGTFAFILMMEKDGQPVTDIAALNMYSRREPGKALAMLVLLFSLAGVPPMLGFFGKFYVLRAAYEGGLVWLAIAGVIASVIGAFYYLRIVYYMYFGEEGQDELETGGNPILAGFLMASAAIMVLGIINMFGVEGAAASAAATLVN
- a CDS encoding biotin--[acetyl-CoA-carboxylase] ligase, encoding MTDWPQGYGRRVLERVDSTLDEAARLAPDLSGPEWILAHHQTAARGRRGRAWRFPKGNFAATLVMHPKGSPAQAALRSFTISLALYDACVALTGRPEVFALKWPNDVLLNGGKLAGILLESMSQPGAGVTLFIGVGVNLVEAPDPGEVEEGAVRPVSLLSETGARVEPEMLLTLLASAFDRYESQFRAYGFAPIRTAWLSRAARLGEVVTARTGASETTGTFETVDETGALVLKTAKGRVSIPAADVYF
- a CDS encoding type III pantothenate kinase, whose amino-acid sequence is MLLAIDCGNTNTVFSIWDGTEFLCTLRTSTHHARTADAYFTWFSTLIKHYGIEPDITDVIISSTVPRVVFNLRVFADRFFNCRPLVVGKPECLLPNPPRVDEGTQVGPDRLVNAAGAFDRHGGNLIVVDFGTATTFDVVDVDGAYVGGVIAPGVNLSLEALHMAAAALPHVDISKPQRVVGTNTVACMQSGVFWGYVGLVREVCARIKAERAQQMNVVSTGGLAPLFQQTETLFDSFEEDLTMHGLTVIHQYNKENT
- a CDS encoding DEAD/DEAH box helicase, which encodes MTKFSDLNLNPKVLKAIEEAGYETPTPIQAGAIPPALEGRDVLGIAQTGTGKTASFTLPMITLLARGRARARMPRSLVLCPTRELAAQVAENFDTYTKHLKLTKALLIGGVSFKEQDALIDRGVDVLIATPGRLLDHFERGKLLLTGVQIMVVDEADRMLDMGFIPDIERIFNLTPFTRQTLFFSATMAPEIERITNTFLSGPERIEVARQATTSETIEQGVVLFKASRKDREGSEKRRLLRALIDAEGDACTNAIIFCNRKTDVDIVAKSLKKYGYDAAPIHGDLDQSQRMKTLDGFRDGSLRFLVASDVAARGLDVPSVSHVFNFDVPGHAEDYVHRIGRTGRAGRDGKAVMICVPRDEKNLDDIERLVQKEIPRLENPVQARPEKKDDKRKRDPARAAANDADAPDTSERKSRRGRSRGEDGRTKVVGMGDHLPSFIALSFEERRAS
- a CDS encoding glycosyltransferase family 2 protein gives rise to the protein MIKWGLCATIKAPLSDVLSFVAYHLDQGAHRLYIYLDDADDETFRVLKAHPKVRPTLCDAAWWDKRGGRPVKHQVRQARNATHAYRRRAEVDWLTHIDVDEFLWPGRTVEDHLACLPDAVLCARLRPIEALAGDGTAFKAFLPAGPERDRVVDALYPTYGRYIKGGFLSHVAGKLFVRTGLPDIQWRIHNVFQGDAMNPGEKELTDVSLCHVHTKSWEDWIAAYRYRLAKGSYRSDLAPSRPREKGGRTLHELFSDIEAREGEAGLRAFFEEVCEDTADLHRRLDAYGLLRLCDLQLDAKRQRHFPEIT
- a CDS encoding ribonuclease J, with translation MSSERLIYLPLGGAGEIGMNAYIYGYGKPDQERLILVDLGVTFPDMDGTPGVDLILPDISWLKERADRLEGIFITHAHEDHVGAVAHFYDALGAPIYARAFTANIARRKMGEHGHPEDAVRTVSPWPETVKVGALTVSFLPISHSIPESGALVIDSPAGRVIHSGDFKLDPTPVVGEPFNPELWEEVCKTGVRALICDSTNVFSPNPGRSEIEVGPEIEKLVADASGMVVATTFASNVARLKTLAEAGERAGRSIVLLGRAMRRMIEAAVETGVLADFPKVVSAEDAREIPRENLMLLVTGSQGERRAASAQLARGKYQGLEMKEGDLFLFSSKTIPGNERGVIRIINQFSEMGVDVVDDSSGRYHVSGHANRPDLQRMHTVVKPQMLIPMHGEHRHLREHAKLAEAGGIQSVVSVNGMMLDLTGNAPKVADYIETGRTYLDGSIQVGALDGVVRDRIRMALNGHVTVTVILDEDDEPLGEPWCEIKGLAETGSSTASLVEILEEDLNQFMMRAGAKTLRDDDDLEEALRRIVRQTCQSELGKRPEVTTVISRMR